One window of Paenibacillus sp. FSL K6-3182 genomic DNA carries:
- the sleB gene encoding spore cortex-lytic enzyme → MRNRLILVTSIIVLLLFGSFSLLSGKHDGVKETFSNATLTVGSTGQDVKELQGRLKHLGYFKGDIDGKFGSSTKNAVTWFQWKFGLKSDGIVGAKTKLKLWEATKKWTPSAAAPPASGSNSGGKEDAGSSGNKAPIGGSNRLGLSENDIQIMANAVYGEARGEPYEGQIAVAAVIINRMKSQSFPNTIYGVIFQPGAFTAVADGQIWLTPNAKAREAVMDAINGQDPSGGCLYYFNPETATSKWIWTRTQIKTIGKHIFCM, encoded by the coding sequence ATGAGAAATCGTTTGATTTTGGTGACCTCGATTATCGTGCTGTTGTTGTTCGGTTCCTTTTCGTTACTGAGTGGAAAGCATGACGGAGTAAAGGAAACGTTCAGCAACGCCACCTTAACGGTAGGCTCAACTGGACAAGACGTAAAAGAATTGCAAGGACGGCTAAAGCACCTCGGTTATTTTAAAGGTGATATAGACGGTAAGTTTGGATCGAGCACAAAAAATGCGGTCACTTGGTTTCAATGGAAGTTTGGGCTTAAATCGGACGGTATTGTCGGTGCCAAAACAAAGCTGAAGCTTTGGGAAGCAACAAAAAAATGGACGCCATCAGCAGCAGCCCCGCCTGCTTCCGGTTCTAATTCTGGCGGTAAAGAAGATGCTGGTTCTTCCGGCAATAAGGCACCCATTGGAGGTTCCAACCGATTAGGCTTGTCGGAAAATGACATACAGATTATGGCTAATGCCGTATACGGTGAAGCAAGAGGCGAGCCGTATGAAGGTCAAATCGCAGTTGCTGCGGTTATTATTAACCGTATGAAGTCTCAAAGTTTCCCTAACACGATTTATGGTGTCATCTTCCAGCCTGGTGCCTTTACAGCGGTTGCTGACGGGCAAATTTGGCTTACGCCTAATGCGAAAGCGCGCGAGGCAGTAATGGATGCCATTAACGGCCAAGATCCTTCCGGCGGTTGTCTTTATTATTTCAATCCAGAAACAGCAACCTCAAAATGGATCTGGACAAGAACACAAATTAAAACAATCGGCAAGCATATATTCTGTATGTAA
- a CDS encoding pitrilysin family protein — MSTFERGQLQRIRLHVLPTKRFKTFAISLFAGLSLEEATVTPVALIPFVLRRGTAKLPETITFREKLDDLYGAGFGFDVYKRGDSQIVQFRMDVINDEFVSSDTPLLAESLQFLGDVITDPLIDQNGFHQKYVDAEKTTLKKRLEAIVNDKIRYAAERCLEEMCADEPYRLHPLGKLAEIESITSSSLYESYLQWLDNAALDLYVVGDTTLEEVTKLVSSAFKLKDGSPSAYSTPNIHHPVKEVKQVTERMEVSQGKLNLGLRTGVGYVDDAYPAALMYNGILGGYPHSKLFLNVREKESLAYYAASRLDGHKGLCTIQSGIEFANYERAVVIIKEQLESMRQGKLSELEMNQTKAMISNHLRELQDSAYEMIAYDFNGVLTGKDRSAEQLLEQVQAVTAEDIVKVAEQVQLDTIYFLRDRKEA, encoded by the coding sequence GTGTCCACATTTGAAAGAGGGCAGCTGCAGCGCATTCGTCTGCATGTATTGCCTACAAAACGATTCAAAACGTTTGCCATTTCGTTATTTGCGGGACTTTCACTTGAAGAAGCAACAGTAACACCGGTTGCTCTTATTCCGTTTGTACTGAGAAGAGGCACGGCGAAATTACCAGAAACGATTACTTTTCGTGAGAAGCTTGACGATTTATATGGCGCAGGCTTTGGGTTTGATGTATATAAAAGAGGCGACTCTCAGATTGTCCAATTTCGAATGGATGTCATAAATGATGAGTTTGTTTCATCCGATACTCCACTTCTTGCAGAATCGCTGCAATTTCTAGGTGATGTAATAACAGATCCGCTCATAGATCAGAATGGTTTCCATCAGAAGTATGTAGATGCCGAAAAAACGACCCTCAAAAAACGTTTAGAGGCGATCGTAAATGATAAAATTCGATACGCCGCTGAGCGCTGCTTGGAAGAAATGTGCGCGGATGAGCCTTATCGTTTGCATCCACTAGGCAAGCTTGCTGAAATCGAATCCATTACCTCATCGTCACTATATGAATCCTATTTGCAGTGGCTGGATAATGCTGCGCTTGACTTGTATGTCGTTGGAGATACGACGCTTGAGGAAGTAACGAAGCTTGTGTCGAGCGCCTTCAAGTTGAAGGATGGTTCACCATCTGCTTATTCCACTCCTAATATCCACCACCCTGTTAAGGAAGTGAAACAGGTTACAGAACGGATGGAGGTCAGTCAAGGCAAGCTGAATTTAGGGCTTCGTACGGGAGTCGGGTATGTTGATGATGCTTATCCAGCTGCATTAATGTACAACGGCATCTTGGGCGGATACCCTCATTCTAAGCTTTTCTTGAATGTGCGCGAGAAAGAGAGCTTGGCTTATTATGCTGCATCCCGTCTTGATGGACATAAAGGGCTATGCACAATTCAATCCGGAATTGAGTTTGCAAATTACGAGCGAGCAGTTGTGATTATTAAAGAGCAGCTTGAAAGCATGCGTCAAGGAAAGCTCTCGGAGCTTGAGATGAATCAAACCAAGGCGATGATATCCAATCACCTCCGTGAGCTTCAAGACTCAGCGTATGAGATGATCGCTTATGATTTTAATGGCGTGTTAACGGGTAAAGATCGAAGTGCAGAGCAGCTGCTTGAGCAGGTTCAAGCGGTAACAGCTGAGGATATCGTTAAGGTTGCAGAGCAAGTACAGCTCGATACGATTTACTTTTTGCGCGATCGAAAGGAGGCATAA
- a CDS encoding pitrilysin family protein produces MQTLNYPNVQETLYREVLDNGLEVIVLPKEGFHKTYATFSTKYGSVDNHFSVGSQPPVKVPDGIAHFLEHKMFEEPTGDIFAVFASQGASANAFTSFDRTVYLFSATEQINANLETLINFVQNPYFTDTNVEKEKGIIEQEINMYRDNPDWRVYFGLIDALYHEHPVHIDIAGTVESIRQIDKETLYRCYETFYHPSNMLLFVVGGVKAEEVFQLVRDNQNSKSFEPQGPIERYFEKEPETVKIARKVTELPVSLPKCMLGFKEKQTGLEGEALLRQEVTTKLMLDALIGPSSKLYQQLYENDLISDSFGSEYNSSTGYAFSVIGGDTPNPDELIKQIRTAVEAVLVSGIEPTAFERSKRKKIGGYLRMLNSPEAIAGEFTRYRFRDSDMFDVLDFYEKCTLEQVNERLREHFDFDQLAVSIVEQPSK; encoded by the coding sequence GTGCAAACCCTAAATTATCCAAATGTTCAGGAAACCTTGTATCGTGAAGTGCTTGATAATGGACTTGAAGTTATCGTGCTTCCGAAGGAAGGCTTTCATAAAACGTACGCGACATTTTCTACAAAATACGGTTCTGTTGACAACCATTTTTCAGTTGGCAGCCAGCCGCCTGTAAAAGTGCCGGACGGTATTGCACATTTCTTGGAACATAAAATGTTTGAAGAGCCTACAGGCGATATTTTCGCAGTATTTGCCTCTCAAGGTGCATCGGCTAATGCCTTTACAAGCTTTGACCGAACCGTATACTTGTTTTCGGCTACGGAGCAAATTAACGCGAATTTAGAGACGCTTATCAATTTTGTTCAGAATCCTTATTTTACGGATACAAATGTGGAGAAGGAAAAAGGGATCATTGAGCAAGAAATCAATATGTACCGCGACAATCCGGATTGGAGAGTCTATTTTGGATTGATTGATGCGCTTTATCATGAGCATCCTGTTCATATTGATATCGCCGGCACTGTCGAGTCCATCAGGCAAATAGATAAGGAAACGCTATATCGCTGCTATGAAACGTTTTATCACCCATCAAATATGTTGTTGTTTGTTGTTGGCGGAGTGAAGGCGGAGGAAGTATTCCAGCTTGTCCGCGACAATCAAAATAGCAAGTCGTTTGAACCTCAAGGACCGATTGAACGTTATTTCGAGAAAGAGCCGGAAACAGTGAAAATTGCGCGTAAGGTAACGGAGCTTCCTGTATCATTGCCTAAATGCATGCTGGGCTTCAAAGAAAAGCAGACAGGTCTTGAAGGGGAAGCGCTTCTTCGTCAAGAAGTAACGACTAAGCTGATGTTGGATGCTTTAATTGGGCCTAGCTCTAAGCTTTATCAGCAGCTGTATGAAAATGATCTGATCTCTGATTCATTTGGAAGCGAGTATAATTCGAGTACGGGTTATGCTTTCTCCGTTATCGGCGGAGATACTCCAAATCCTGATGAGCTTATTAAGCAAATCCGAACGGCGGTTGAAGCCGTTTTGGTAAGCGGTATTGAGCCTACTGCGTTTGAAAGATCCAAACGTAAAAAAATCGGTGGATATTTGCGTATGCTTAACTCCCCAGAAGCAATTGCCGGTGAATTTACAAGATATCGATTCCGTGACAGCGACATGTTCGACGTCCTCGATTTCTATGAGAAATGTACACTTGAACAAGTGAATGAACGGCTCCGCGAGCATTTTGATTTCGATCAGCTTGCAGTATCCATTGTGGAACAGCCTTCAAAATGA